From the Priestia koreensis genome, one window contains:
- a CDS encoding major royal jelly family protein, producing the protein MLPSEKFFGQLEVVHTFSGAMPTGVTISETGRIFVCFPKWGDDVPFTVGEIVNGTLKAYPNLEVNTSNDKVQPSATFISVQSVVADGRGTLWVLDTGSPNFSKPMKGGAKLVAIDLKTNKIKRTYTFQPNVVLDKTYLNDVRIDYRVGKSGYAYITDSGSAGIIIVDLENGRAFRRLDGAKSTSPDPYFVPKVEGALLMDRSKDGKTEPLQMASDGIAISPDGRKLFFCPLSSRHLFAISTEVLRDQRILDHELLYHVEYWGEKGASDGMITDAHGNIYAGDYEHNAIRKIRPNGEIETIVHTPTLLWPDTLSIGPDQYLYVIVNQLHRQARFHYGKDLREKPYALVRLKIGQNPAPTS; encoded by the coding sequence ATGTTGCCAAGCGAGAAGTTTTTTGGTCAGCTCGAGGTTGTTCATACGTTTTCTGGTGCTATGCCAACAGGTGTGACGATATCAGAAACGGGAAGAATATTCGTCTGTTTTCCAAAATGGGGAGACGATGTTCCGTTTACGGTCGGAGAAATTGTGAACGGAACGCTAAAAGCCTATCCAAATCTCGAGGTCAATACGAGCAATGATAAAGTTCAGCCTTCCGCTACGTTTATTAGCGTTCAAAGCGTTGTGGCCGACGGAAGGGGCACGCTTTGGGTATTGGACACAGGCTCACCAAACTTTTCAAAGCCGATGAAAGGCGGTGCAAAGCTCGTTGCGATTGACTTAAAGACAAATAAAATAAAACGCACGTATACATTTCAACCAAACGTTGTGCTGGATAAAACCTATTTGAATGACGTACGCATTGATTACCGTGTTGGTAAATCAGGCTATGCGTACATCACGGATTCAGGATCAGCCGGTATTATTATCGTTGACTTAGAGAACGGGCGCGCTTTCCGCCGCTTAGACGGAGCCAAATCAACTTCACCTGATCCTTACTTTGTCCCAAAGGTAGAAGGAGCGCTTTTAATGGATCGAAGCAAGGATGGCAAAACGGAGCCGCTGCAAATGGCATCAGATGGCATTGCGATTTCACCTGATGGTCGAAAGCTCTTCTTCTGTCCTCTTTCAAGCAGGCACCTTTTTGCGATTTCGACAGAGGTGCTCAGAGATCAGCGCATCCTTGATCATGAATTGCTGTATCACGTGGAGTACTGGGGTGAAAAAGGCGCATCAGACGGAATGATTACGGATGCACATGGCAATATTTATGCGGGCGATTATGAGCACAACGCCATTCGCAAAATACGTCCAAACGGGGAGATCGAAACCATTGTCCATACCCCTACTTTGTTATGGCCTGATACGCTCTCAATTGGACCTGATCAATATTTATACGTTATCGTTAATCAGCTTCACCGTCAGGCACGGTTTCACTACGGAAAAGATTTACGAGAAAAACCTTACGCGCTTGTTCGCCTCAAAATTGGGCAGAACCCTGCTCCTACATCGTAA
- the lgt gene encoding prolipoprotein diacylglyceryl transferase, with protein MSDQIKPLNPIALHLGPLEIHWYGVIIAMGALLGLIIAIKEGKKRGINPDAIIDLIMFALPIAIITARIYYVSFEWSYYKQHPSEIIAVWHGGIAIHGGIIGAVVTTIVFCRKKNLSFWKMADVLAPSLLLGQAIGRWGNFMNQEAHGDAVSRSFLESLHLPNFIINQMYIDGTYYQPTFLYESLWSIVGVIILLSLRKANLKRGEMFLTYLAWYSIGRFMVEGMRTDSLMLTSHIRIAQLVSAVCLIGSIILMWYRRRNKELISYKA; from the coding sequence TTGTCTGATCAAATTAAACCGTTAAATCCAATTGCCCTTCATTTAGGACCTTTAGAAATTCATTGGTACGGTGTCATTATTGCCATGGGCGCTTTATTAGGATTAATAATTGCGATCAAGGAAGGTAAAAAAAGGGGAATTAATCCCGATGCTATTATCGATCTTATTATGTTCGCCCTTCCGATCGCTATCATTACTGCACGTATTTATTACGTATCGTTTGAGTGGAGCTATTACAAACAGCATCCGAGCGAGATTATCGCTGTGTGGCACGGAGGAATCGCCATTCACGGGGGCATTATCGGTGCCGTTGTGACTACGATTGTGTTTTGCCGAAAGAAAAACCTTTCGTTTTGGAAGATGGCTGACGTCTTGGCACCAAGCCTCCTTCTAGGACAAGCAATCGGTCGCTGGGGAAATTTTATGAATCAAGAAGCACACGGCGATGCTGTGAGCAGAAGCTTTTTAGAGTCTCTTCACCTACCAAACTTCATTATTAATCAAATGTATATTGACGGGACCTATTACCAACCTACTTTTTTATATGAATCGCTATGGAGCATTGTAGGCGTTATTATCTTACTTTCCCTTCGAAAAGCGAACCTGAAGCGTGGCGAGATGTTCCTTACCTACCTTGCATGGTATTCAATTGGCCGCTTTATGGTAGAAGGAATGCGAACGGACAGCCTAATGCTTACGTCACATATTCGCATTGCACAGCTCGTATCAGCCGTTTGCTTAATTGGTAGTATCATTCTTATGTGGTACCGACGTCGAAACAAAGAGCTTATTTCGTATAAGGCTTAA
- a CDS encoding sigma-70 family RNA polymerase sigma factor, whose product MLDERKVIKAMKGNEKAFEDLIHDEKEKLFRMAYLYVKDKEDALDVVQEAVYKAFVSIKHLQEPHYFSTWITKILIRAALDFIKRNNRLNVVPIEEIERLDYGERNIDDRLDIMTAIECLQNPYKTVIILRYYKDLSIKQIGDVLDCPEGTVKAQLHRAISKLKFHLKRSVSSE is encoded by the coding sequence ATGCTAGACGAGAGAAAAGTAATAAAAGCTATGAAAGGAAATGAGAAGGCGTTTGAAGATCTCATTCATGATGAAAAGGAAAAGCTTTTTAGGATGGCTTATTTGTATGTGAAAGATAAGGAGGATGCGCTAGATGTTGTCCAAGAAGCTGTATATAAAGCATTTGTATCAATTAAACACCTACAAGAGCCCCACTATTTCTCAACATGGATCACCAAAATTTTGATTCGTGCTGCGCTTGATTTTATAAAAAGAAATAATCGGTTAAATGTCGTTCCCATTGAGGAGATCGAGAGACTAGATTATGGTGAGAGAAACATCGATGACAGACTGGATATAATGACAGCAATTGAGTGCCTACAAAATCCATATAAAACGGTCATTATTCTAAGGTATTACAAAGATTTGTCTATTAAACAGATAGGAGACGTTTTGGATTGTCCGGAGGGAACGGTTAAAGCCCAGTTACATAGAGCGATTAGTAAATTGAAATTCCATTTAAAAAGGAGTGTATCGAGTGAATGA
- a CDS encoding ketopantoate reductase family protein: protein MRIAVLGAGSLGTIVGAYLADGGMDVQLIDTYEAHVEALNTSGANVIGTTEFHSNVKAITPENKSGTYDLVLLLTKQLYNETILRELLPFLHDDSVVCSLQNGIPEQSVASVVGADRVIAGSVEFGATFIEPGVSRLTTEYTQFKKYAFQIGELNGETTKRIQRIKSALDLVGGTHISDNLVGTKWSKLLINNAFSGLSAALNGEYGDVLDSETGIVSAVHIADETIKVGHANHVTFAKMNGFDIASLELTSDSDIPDRVQTLRAVMEPSRLLKASMLQDLEKKRKTEVQYINGVVPKMAQGKEIETPFNDLVVTLVEEAEQLQNVPTFSKNIQPFELLIRSASPSMIN from the coding sequence ATGAGAATTGCTGTTTTAGGTGCAGGTTCATTAGGAACAATCGTTGGTGCATATTTAGCTGACGGTGGAATGGACGTCCAATTAATTGATACTTACGAGGCACATGTAGAAGCATTAAATACAAGCGGAGCAAACGTAATCGGAACAACGGAATTTCACTCCAACGTAAAAGCGATTACGCCGGAAAACAAATCCGGAACATATGATTTGGTATTACTATTAACAAAGCAACTGTACAACGAAACGATTTTAAGAGAACTACTACCATTTCTACATGATGACAGCGTCGTATGTTCTCTACAGAACGGTATACCTGAGCAAAGCGTGGCATCTGTTGTAGGAGCAGATCGCGTCATTGCGGGTTCCGTTGAGTTCGGTGCCACTTTTATCGAGCCAGGTGTTTCTAGACTGACGACGGAATACACGCAATTTAAAAAATATGCGTTCCAAATTGGCGAGTTAAACGGGGAAACAACGAAAAGAATTCAGCGTATAAAATCTGCTTTAGACCTTGTGGGTGGTACGCATATCTCTGATAACTTGGTCGGAACAAAATGGTCAAAGCTTCTTATTAACAATGCATTTAGCGGATTGTCCGCCGCGCTTAACGGGGAATATGGAGATGTTCTTGATAGCGAAACAGGTATTGTGAGCGCTGTTCATATTGCAGATGAAACGATTAAAGTAGGACATGCCAATCACGTGACATTTGCGAAAATGAATGGATTTGATATCGCTTCACTCGAACTGACAAGTGACAGCGACATTCCTGATCGCGTTCAAACACTTCGTGCAGTCATGGAACCTTCTAGACTACTAAAAGCAAGTATGCTTCAAGATTTAGAAAAGAAACGCAAAACAGAGGTACAATATATTAATGGCGTTGTTCCAAAAATGGCTCAGGGCAAAGAAATTGAAACACCTTTTAATGACTTAGTTGTCACTTTAGTGGAAGAAGCGGAACAATTACAAAACGTACCGACATTCAGCAAAAACATTCAGCCGTTTGAATTACTGATTCGCAGTGCTTCTCCGTCTATGATTAATTAA
- a CDS encoding DUF4030 domain-containing protein → MNEDLKDHVKLGLDQIDIPKDLLDQRIKAAIKRGRKEQHLFKTKWLYMSGVAVLLLSLLVSSAFISPSMAKVISYIPYLNQIIGPKQDIVTEISEALMEKGYETSGVGASMPEKILTVTVNGSENYFKKVKGAIEEDVSGILKRRGYDTYTLNVVKDNRSKQVFTADQLASNQAYQKISALLIKDLKKYRLRSFAINNDLSEMTIYIPTTETRISELKNSISSTLSRNHIKPMAIKVEKIDLAKRNRDRKWVKILNLVGDDLLGKKEYNVTTVGYSINPEPEIQAFIGLASTDQDAQLFAKQLKTVISYFLSSEKMKSRIGNDPYHITIYGKDNKIIY, encoded by the coding sequence GTGAATGAAGATTTAAAAGATCATGTAAAGTTAGGGCTAGATCAAATAGACATACCGAAGGACTTACTAGATCAGAGAATTAAGGCAGCGATAAAACGAGGGAGAAAAGAACAACATCTCTTTAAAACGAAATGGCTGTATATGAGCGGTGTGGCAGTGCTTCTCTTATCATTATTAGTTAGTTCGGCTTTTATTTCGCCATCCATGGCTAAGGTAATTTCCTATATTCCGTATTTAAATCAAATTATTGGGCCTAAGCAGGATATTGTTACTGAAATTTCAGAAGCCCTCATGGAAAAAGGGTATGAGACTTCTGGCGTTGGTGCTTCAATGCCAGAAAAAATTCTGACCGTCACTGTTAATGGATCTGAGAACTATTTTAAGAAAGTTAAAGGTGCAATAGAGGAAGACGTGAGTGGGATTTTAAAAAGACGAGGGTACGATACTTATACACTTAATGTGGTGAAAGATAATCGCTCAAAGCAAGTATTTACGGCTGATCAGCTTGCTTCTAACCAAGCATATCAAAAAATATCCGCGTTGCTTATAAAGGATTTAAAGAAGTACAGGTTACGATCGTTCGCAATTAATAACGACTTGAGCGAAATGACGATTTATATTCCAACTACGGAAACAAGAATTAGCGAACTAAAAAATAGCATTAGCTCCACATTAAGTAGAAATCATATCAAACCAATGGCCATAAAAGTTGAAAAAATCGACCTTGCAAAAAGAAACCGTGATCGAAAATGGGTGAAAATATTAAATTTAGTAGGGGATGACCTTCTAGGAAAGAAGGAGTACAACGTAACAACGGTTGGTTACTCCATTAATCCTGAGCCAGAAATTCAGGCATTCATAGGTTTAGCCAGCACGGATCAAGATGCGCAGCTGTTTGCTAAACAACTTAAAACGGTTATAAGCTATTTTCTATCATCAGAAAAGATGAAATCACGAATTGGGAATGATCCGTATCATATTACGATCTACGGTAAGGATAATAAAATCATTTATTAA
- a CDS encoding DUF4083 domain-containing protein, with translation MSTFNIGDAIYQLVFLALLVFVIYFIVAFFRSNKKRKTQLDRIEQKIQDVEERLNKH, from the coding sequence GTGAGTACTTTTAACATAGGAGATGCGATCTATCAGCTTGTCTTTCTCGCACTTCTCGTATTTGTAATCTATTTTATCGTGGCTTTTTTCCGTTCAAATAAAAAGCGGAAAACACAGCTAGATCGCATCGAACAGAAGATTCAGGACGTAGAAGAACGATTGAACAAGCATTAA
- a CDS encoding acetoacetate decarboxylase, with translation MKIDVSNIAKNLTTPLTAPAYPMPPYKFINREYLTITYRTDEKALREAVPEPLEIIKPLVKFEVMWMPDVSGLGAYTESGQVIPVRFNGEEGDYIHSMYVDNFPAIASGRELTAYPKKLGSPKLYIDSDTLVGTLDYGTMRIANATMGYKHVETDKEQAKKEICRPTFMVKMTTDYEGNLSICDLVRTQITDITIKEAWTGPARLQLFEHALAPLADLPVLEVVSASHILTDLTLNAAQPVYNYLEEK, from the coding sequence ATGAAAATTGATGTAAGCAACATCGCCAAAAATCTAACTACACCGTTAACCGCACCTGCTTATCCGATGCCACCCTATAAATTTATTAATCGTGAGTATTTGACGATTACATACCGTACAGATGAAAAAGCGCTTCGTGAAGCTGTTCCGGAGCCACTTGAAATTATTAAGCCACTCGTCAAATTCGAAGTGATGTGGATGCCAGATGTGTCTGGACTTGGAGCCTATACGGAATCGGGTCAAGTGATCCCCGTTCGTTTTAACGGAGAAGAAGGTGACTACATTCATTCGATGTATGTCGATAACTTCCCTGCTATTGCAAGCGGACGTGAGCTTACCGCCTATCCGAAAAAGCTTGGCTCACCAAAACTATATATCGATTCTGATACGCTTGTCGGAACGCTTGATTACGGAACGATGCGCATCGCAAATGCAACGATGGGCTATAAGCACGTTGAAACAGATAAGGAACAAGCGAAAAAGGAAATTTGCCGTCCGACCTTTATGGTTAAAATGACGACCGATTATGAGGGTAACCTCAGCATTTGTGACTTAGTGCGAACACAAATTACAGACATTACGATTAAGGAAGCATGGACGGGTCCTGCAAGACTTCAGCTGTTCGAGCACGCGTTAGCACCGCTTGCCGATCTACCCGTGTTAGAAGTTGTTTCAGCCTCTCATATCCTTACCGATTTGACGCTAAATGCTGCACAACCTGTCTATAACTATCTAGAGGAAAAATAA
- a CDS encoding MerR family transcriptional regulator has product MYTVKEVAKLLDLTEHTIRYYTDQGLVPSLQRDKNNVRLFDEESISWLKGAKYLKESGMTIEAIKNYIDLCLEGPSTITQRHEILLEQKENVLQQLKEAQERATFMFDKVKHYEDILNGVTPDNMNPANSFRKQTI; this is encoded by the coding sequence GTGTATACCGTAAAAGAAGTGGCTAAGCTGCTTGATCTTACTGAACACACCATTCGCTATTATACAGATCAAGGGCTCGTTCCGAGTTTACAGCGTGATAAGAACAACGTTCGATTATTTGATGAAGAGTCTATTAGTTGGCTAAAGGGAGCCAAATACCTGAAAGAAAGCGGCATGACTATTGAAGCGATTAAAAATTATATCGATTTATGCCTAGAAGGGCCATCTACGATTACACAGCGTCATGAAATCCTGTTAGAACAAAAAGAGAACGTTCTTCAGCAGTTAAAGGAAGCACAGGAACGGGCAACTTTTATGTTTGACAAAGTAAAGCATTATGAAGATATTTTAAATGGCGTAACGCCAGATAATATGAATCCAGCAAACAGTTTCCGAAAACAGACCATTTAA
- a CDS encoding STAS domain-containing protein, with product MHRNQTLYTFLVDKIPELTDKWYNSLNKCDEKGIYSSTDPTVIKQLKEQHDEFQFHFCEVFLLSQRDFNDRFHPWIKKVAQDVKYQHTPLHLVVREFMKNRELYFILLDEYISNHQEEVTEQLARAWEHAITSTFDDIIFAFSQESHHAAQIRLEAQRELINELSTPIIHLNGHSALLPLVGTIDDERAKMILENVLEQCTKTQIAKLYIDLSGVVIVNRIVGHQLFQLIDSLRLVGTETILCGIREEVAKGAIRLGMIFEGIEIRSSLSQALAFQP from the coding sequence ATGCATAGAAATCAGACGTTATATACTTTTTTAGTAGACAAAATCCCAGAGCTCACAGACAAATGGTACAATTCCTTAAACAAATGTGATGAGAAAGGTATTTACTCTTCTACTGACCCTACAGTCATCAAGCAGTTAAAGGAACAGCATGATGAATTTCAGTTCCACTTTTGCGAAGTGTTTCTACTCAGCCAGCGTGATTTTAACGATCGGTTTCATCCTTGGATTAAAAAGGTGGCCCAAGATGTGAAGTACCAGCACACCCCTCTTCATCTCGTCGTTCGAGAGTTCATGAAAAATCGCGAGCTCTATTTTATCCTTCTGGACGAATACATTTCCAACCATCAAGAAGAAGTGACGGAACAGCTAGCACGAGCGTGGGAGCACGCTATTACGTCTACGTTTGATGACATCATTTTTGCCTTCTCACAAGAATCTCATCATGCCGCACAAATAAGACTAGAGGCACAGCGGGAACTTATTAATGAATTAAGCACCCCCATTATTCATTTAAATGGCCATAGCGCTCTTCTTCCACTTGTTGGAACAATTGATGATGAACGCGCAAAAATGATTTTAGAAAACGTATTAGAACAATGCACAAAAACACAGATTGCCAAGCTGTATATTGATCTATCTGGTGTTGTCATTGTAAATCGAATTGTTGGTCATCAGCTGTTTCAATTAATTGATTCTCTCCGACTAGTTGGAACCGAGACGATTCTTTGTGGAATTCGAGAAGAAGTCGCAAAAGGTGCGATTCGTCTTGGCATGATTTTTGAAGGAATTGAAATAAGGTCCAGCCTTTCGCAAGCGTTGGCGTTTCAGCCTTAA
- a CDS encoding ABC transporter ATP-binding protein has product MTALSIKNLSKSFDGVDVIKNVAFDLPKGKMLAILGPSGCGKTTLLRSIAGFEIPHSGSIEIGDQEVFNERRHLAAEKRRIGYVPQEGALFPHLTVAQNVAFGLPRNAKRNERVLEMLELVGMQGFEKRMPHELSGGQQQRVALARALAPDPALLLLDEPFSALDTGLRAKLREDIKYALEKSNATSIMVTHDQEEAFSMADIIGVMRDGDLIQIAEPNDIYTNPKDLKVATFVGDAVLVDGYAENGYVDCPLGRLSHQEKSVDNAHVTVMIRPEQLTIDAIAEGIKAKVVKTTYFGHDSLIDMTLGERDDSCSVSIRVLGKPHIIKGDEVGLRVNGDVVIYEQQNSH; this is encoded by the coding sequence ATGACGGCATTATCAATTAAAAATCTTTCAAAAAGCTTTGATGGCGTAGACGTGATTAAAAACGTAGCGTTTGATTTGCCAAAGGGGAAAATGCTTGCGATTTTAGGGCCATCGGGATGTGGAAAAACAACGTTGCTACGAAGCATCGCAGGGTTTGAAATTCCTCATTCAGGATCAATTGAAATCGGTGACCAAGAAGTGTTTAATGAACGTCGTCATCTCGCAGCGGAGAAAAGAAGAATTGGATACGTGCCACAAGAAGGGGCGTTATTTCCGCATTTAACAGTCGCGCAAAACGTCGCGTTTGGGTTACCACGAAACGCCAAGAGAAACGAACGAGTACTCGAAATGCTTGAGCTTGTGGGAATGCAAGGGTTTGAGAAGCGCATGCCTCACGAGCTCTCCGGAGGTCAGCAGCAGCGTGTCGCCCTTGCGCGTGCACTAGCACCTGACCCTGCGCTTTTATTACTCGATGAACCGTTTAGCGCCTTGGACACAGGATTACGAGCAAAATTGCGAGAAGATATTAAGTATGCGTTAGAGAAATCGAATGCAACCTCGATTATGGTTACTCATGACCAAGAAGAGGCATTCTCAATGGCAGATATTATTGGGGTAATGAGAGATGGTGACCTTATTCAAATTGCCGAGCCAAACGATATTTATACCAATCCGAAAGACCTGAAAGTTGCTACGTTCGTTGGAGATGCTGTACTTGTAGACGGATATGCAGAGAATGGCTATGTTGATTGTCCGCTTGGGCGCTTGTCACATCAAGAAAAGTCAGTAGATAACGCTCACGTAACGGTTATGATTAGACCAGAGCAATTAACGATTGATGCCATTGCAGAAGGGATAAAAGCCAAGGTCGTGAAAACAACCTACTTTGGACATGATTCCCTAATTGATATGACTCTTGGAGAAAGGGATGACAGCTGTTCGGTTTCAATCCGCGTGCTAGGAAAGCCGCATATAATAAAAGGCGACGAAGTTGGTCTCCGAGTAAACGGTGACGTGGTGATCTACGAACAACAAAACAGCCATTAA
- a CDS encoding LysR family transcriptional regulator produces the protein MELLQLKYFQTVAYTEHISKAATQLNIAQPSLSLTIKRLEDELQTNLFDRKGRNIQLSSSGKILLKHVNRIFTEIENAQMEIKAEEHQMLNSIKISISNSRFLTGLISGYINEFPHSKILQGIGIRDEIMTSLKKGEIDLGITGHPIEDDEIESHVLIDEDIVLVLPYGHRLTGKGDISLRHVSNEVFITLANNEEYSDFTTMLCEKAGFTPTIAFEVDSSLLVEIIKLDQGVALLPISVCKALGLNYIKIKDSAATYSVGLSWLKHKRLSSAVSAFRDFIVSYYHEHQHLFKA, from the coding sequence GTGGAGCTACTTCAACTAAAATATTTTCAAACGGTTGCCTACACGGAGCATATTTCAAAAGCCGCCACACAATTAAATATTGCGCAGCCATCGCTAAGCTTAACGATTAAACGACTTGAAGATGAGCTACAGACGAATCTGTTTGATCGAAAAGGAAGAAACATTCAGTTAAGTTCATCAGGAAAAATTCTCTTAAAGCATGTGAATCGAATTTTTACAGAAATTGAAAATGCGCAAATGGAGATTAAAGCAGAGGAACATCAAATGCTAAATAGTATTAAAATATCCATCTCTAACTCACGATTTCTCACAGGACTGATTAGTGGATACATTAATGAGTTTCCACACTCAAAGATTCTTCAGGGGATTGGTATAAGAGATGAAATTATGACGAGCTTGAAAAAAGGGGAAATTGACCTTGGGATTACAGGTCACCCAATTGAAGATGACGAAATTGAGAGCCACGTTCTCATTGATGAAGATATTGTACTTGTCTTGCCTTATGGGCATCGATTAACAGGAAAAGGCGATATTTCACTGCGTCATGTTTCAAATGAGGTCTTTATTACACTTGCCAATAATGAAGAGTACAGCGACTTTACAACGATGCTTTGCGAAAAAGCAGGATTTACACCGACGATTGCCTTCGAGGTAGATTCGAGCCTGCTTGTGGAAATTATCAAGCTTGATCAGGGAGTGGCGCTTCTGCCTATTTCCGTTTGCAAGGCGCTCGGGTTGAATTACATTAAAATTAAGGATAGCGCTGCTACGTATTCAGTGGGGTTATCATGGTTAAAACATAAACGTTTATCTTCTGCGGTTAGCGCATTTCGGGACTTTATCGTTTCATATTATCATGAGCATCAGCATCTGTTTAAAGCATAG
- a CDS encoding aldo/keto reductase translates to MKHVTLNNGVKMPAVGFGVYQINDATQCEQSVYDALMAGYRLIDTAAAYRNEEAVGNAIRRSGIPREEIFITTKLWIQDAGYEKAKEAFQKSLARLQVDYIDLYLIHQPFGDVYGSWRAMEELYDEGKIKAIGVSNFYPDRLVDLIMHNRIVPAVNQVETHPFCQQVESNDVMKEHDVQIMSWGPFAEGKNNIFENELLVSIAEKHQKSVAQVILRWLNQRGIVVIPKSVHKERIIENADIMNFELSHEDMQSIATLDTKESLFFSHRDPNFIKMLQQIKF, encoded by the coding sequence ATGAAACACGTTACTTTAAACAACGGCGTCAAAATGCCAGCAGTAGGATTTGGGGTCTATCAAATTAACGATGCCACACAATGTGAGCAATCCGTCTACGACGCGCTTATGGCTGGGTATCGACTGATCGATACGGCCGCGGCTTATAGAAATGAGGAAGCGGTAGGAAACGCAATTAGACGCAGTGGGATTCCACGAGAAGAAATCTTTATTACAACAAAGCTTTGGATTCAAGACGCTGGATATGAAAAAGCAAAAGAAGCGTTTCAGAAATCATTAGCACGACTACAAGTCGATTATATTGACCTATATTTAATTCATCAGCCGTTCGGAGATGTGTATGGCTCTTGGCGCGCCATGGAAGAGTTATATGATGAGGGCAAAATTAAAGCGATCGGCGTAAGCAACTTCTACCCGGATCGCCTAGTAGACTTGATTATGCATAATCGAATTGTACCAGCGGTAAATCAGGTGGAAACGCACCCCTTCTGCCAGCAGGTCGAAAGCAATGACGTAATGAAGGAGCACGATGTACAAATTATGTCATGGGGTCCATTTGCGGAAGGAAAAAACAATATTTTTGAGAATGAATTACTTGTCTCGATAGCTGAAAAGCATCAAAAATCTGTTGCACAAGTCATTCTTCGTTGGCTAAATCAACGAGGGATTGTGGTCATTCCAAAATCCGTTCACAAAGAACGAATTATCGAAAATGCTGACATTATGAACTTCGAATTAAGTCACGAGGACATGCAGTCCATTGCAACGCTCGATACAAAAGAAAGCTTGTTTTTCTCTCATCGAGACCCAAACTTTATCAAAATGCTTCAACAAATCAAGTTTTAA